The nucleotide window TCGAGAGACGCGATCCTCTCACCGGATTAGCAACGCTACGCTACTTAAACGATCAATTGAAACGCGAGTGGGCACGGACTCGCAACTATCGTTTGCCGGTTTCTTGCGTGATCATCGACATTGATGATTTCAGCGGAATCAATCGGAAATATGGCATGGAGACAGGCGACAAAGTACTGCAAACTCTGGCCAAGACAATTTCGGAACAAGGCCGAGTCATCGACTACCTTTGCCGCTTGGAATGCGACCGACTGCTGCTGGTGCTGCCGGAATGCGCCGAAGTCAACGCGCTTCGTACCGCGAAGCGAATTGAGATGCAGGTGGAAAAATTAAGTGTCAATCTTGGCGACGAACAGATCTATTTCTCGGTTTGCATGGGAGTTGCCGAGCGAACCAAGAAAACACCCAGTCTCGAAGCGCTGCTCGATAACGCAAAGATTGCGCTCGAGGTTGCCAAGAGTTCAGGTAAGCGCAACGTCGTGTGTTACCAAGACTGTCAAAATTCGTCGGCAGCGATGATTGAGGTCGATCAGGTGCGTGAACATTTAGAACACCTGACCGCTGCCGAAATTATGACGAGCCCGATTGTTAGTATCGTTCAAAGCGAGCCGGTGGAAGCTGCGGTAGAATTGTTGTTACAGAATCAGTTCAACGCGGTTCCGGTCATCGATGAGCAAGGCAAATTGACAGGCGTGATTTCTGAGAAGGATCTCATGCAAGCATTGCGAAAACCAGATGCGTGGAGCTTGCCCATCGCGGAATTTATGCGTCGTGATGTAGTTCGATTCGAGGAAAGCGAACCGGCTATTCAGGTTTATGAATTTTTAAGCCAGGCGGCCATCCATCGAGTTATTATTGTTTGCAACGATCGGCCAACCGGTGTGGTCAGTCGGGGAAGCTGTCTTCGCTCGCTGCAAACGCAAGATACCAACGTGGTGCTGGGAACTCCCGAGGAAATAGCGTCGATCTTCGATTCCGGGATCTATGAATCCGCCACTCTCGGACAGCTACGCGACTTAGCCCAACGAGTTCGCCAGACCAACAAATTTAATGAACCCAAACGGCTGCCAATCTGACCACGGCGCGACCTCTTGCTATTCAGCTTCGCTTGGGGCTGTTACGATGATTGCTGCGTAACGAGTCTGTTTTTGAACGCATGCCATGGGGTGTCTTGTCGTGTCGCAGGAAGTTTTCGACCAATTCCGTCAGCAAATCCAGTCTCTCGAAACGGAAGCGGCCATCGATCAAATGATCGAGTATTTCCGCCAGGAAAAACAGCACTTTCCGTTGTTCGAAATGTTCAAACTGCGTGCCCGTGCGCGGCTGGGGCTGCCTCTCTTGTTTCCAGGGGTGGCCGAGAATTTAACGGAAGAGCAACGCAACCAACTGGAAGACGCCTTGGTCGAAGCTTGCGACGAAGTCGGTCGTATGCTCCTAGATGAAGGCAAGATCCGAGAGGGGTGGTACTATTTACGCCCGGTTGGCGACAAGACCCCGGTAATCGATGCTCTGCAGCAAGCCGAAGTCGACGAGGAAAACCTGGAAGACTTGATCGAAGTGGCCCTGTATGAAGGGGTCGCCCCAGAGATTGGTTTTCGCTGGATGCTGGAACATTACGGTACCTGTAATGCCGTCACCACCTACGAGCAGCAACTCGCCGGTCTGCCTCCGGTAGCTCAGCAGCCGCTTGCCGCGCTCTTGCTCGATCATGTTTACGACGAACTGCGGGCAACCGTTATCGCTGATATTGCCCAGCAGGAAGGAAGCGACCCGCAGGAGAAGACTCTCAGCGAAATGATAGCGATACGAGATTGGTTGTTTGCCAATTCCGCCTATCACATCGATACGAGCCACCTGGCCGCGACGGTTCGCTTTGCCCGCGTGCTCAACGACGAAGCCCATCTGCGTAAGGCACTTGAACTGGTCGCATACGGATCACAGCTGGACCCGGCGTTTCAATACGAACAAACGCCTCCATTTACGGAGCTTTATCCCAGCCACAAAAGCTATTTCCAGATTCTGCTGAACGAAGAGACCGAAGCAGGGCTGGCCTATTTCCGCGAAAAAGCTGAAGCGTCGGATATCCGCCGAGAAGGTTCGTTGGCGATCGAAACCTACATCGAACTACTTTCCCGCTTAGGCCGGCACGACGAAGCACTGGATGTTGCGTTGAAGATGATTCCTGCTGGGGTTCACACGATTGGCGTTGCCCCCAGTTTGATCGAACTGAGCCAGAAGGCGAACAACTTCGAGCGTCTCGCGAAGTTCTCACAAGAGCAAGGAGACATGCTCGGTTACGCCACCGCGCTACTGTTTGCCAAGCGAAATGCAGAGGCGTAATTTCCTGCCTGGTGAATCGTTACGAATAAAACCCAGGTGGAACCTCATCGCTGCCAAAGCGTTGTTCCTGCCACGGATCGCCCAGGCTGTGATAGCCGGCACGTTCCCAGTATCCGGGCTCGTCGGTCGCTGATAGTTCGATTGCTTTGATCCATTTGGCTCCCTTCCAAGCATACAGCCGAGGGACGATGCCTCGTACTGGTCCGCCGTGGTTGGCGTTGATTGCCATACCGTCATGGGTGTCGGCCAGCAGGCAGTCTTCGTGCAGGAATTCTTCTAGCGGGATATTGGTCGTCCAGCCGTTATCGAAGCCATGGCAGATAACAAATTTGGCTTCCGACTGCACCCCAGCTTGGTCCAGCAAAGTTTTCGTCGCAACTCCTTCCCATAAGTTACCCAACCGAGACCACTGCGTTACACAATGAAAGTCGGCGAACACTTTCACACGGGGCAGGGCTTGGAATTGTTCCCAGTTGAAATGCAGTTCACGCTCGACCAGGCCAAACACACGCAGCGACCAGGTTTCTAGCGTAACCTCTGGGACGGTCGTCGCGTGCAGCACCGGCCACTTCTTCGTCCGGCTTTGCCCGGGCGGAATGCGATTATCGCGAAAAGTATCCCGGCTGACGATCACCTCTTGATCGTCAATGTCTTGCGGGCTCGGGAATCCACTGCTTTGGTATTTCGCGCGATCGTGTTCTTCAGGCGTCATGAGTTGTCTGCGGGAAAGGAAGTCAGGTTTAACAAGTCGCTCAGCCGTTGGCTGGCTGGTGCTGGAAGTTGATTTTGAAGCAATTGTTGGGCTTGTTCCAAGTGATCGAGCTGACGCAGGGTGAAAGGTATCGCTTGGCCAACGTCAGGCCGAACCGGCACCAGTTGCGTTACGATCGCCGAGATCAATTCCGGCACACCTTGCCCGGTGACGGCGCTGGTGGCCAGCATTTCGCCTCCCTCGGGAAGTTGCAGATCGTTGGCCAGATCAATTTTATTCACCACGTGCAGCGCCGCAGGAAGTTGCTTCAGCGAGTCGTCCAACTCGTGGGGACGAAGATTGGTCGCATCGTGTAAGACCAACACGGCATCGGCTTGCTCGAGCGCGGCTTTCGCTTTGAGGATGCCGGCTTGCTCCACCTGATCGTCCGACAGGCGAATACCAGCCGTATCTGAGAACTGAACCGGCCAACCATCGAGTGCCGTCGTGGCATGCAACACGTCTCGCGTGGTGCCTGGCATATCCAGCACAATCGCTCGATCGTACCCAAGCATCTTGTTTAGCAAGCTGCTTTTGCCAACGTTCGGCGGGCCTGCCAAGACAACCGACCAAGGACGCGTCAGGTGCTGACCAAACGGGGCGAATCGCAGGAGTTGGGCAATTTGCTGCTGGGCAATTTCGAAGTTGCCGTCTTCAATGTCCCTTACAATCGCGCTAACCCGATGCGACAAGGCGCCAGCGGCTTGGTCTATCAGGTGCAGCGCGGCTTGCTGGGTGGCGGCTTCCGGCAAAGCAATTTGCGCCTCAGCCACGATGGCATCGGCAGCTTCGCGCCGCGTCCATTGTTGCCAGGTTCCAATCTCGCAGCCGACCGATTCCAGATGCTTCACAATGCGGCGGCTGGCTTGGACGCCGCCGTGACAATGGATTTCGACGTAATCTTCGGCCAGTTTAGCGACGACTAGTTCTTCCCCTAATTCTTCCTCTTCGGCCTGCCATTGTCCGACCAAGATACGCCCCACCTCGGCCTGACAGAGCGGAACCTTGCTAAAGCTGGTGAAGAATCGATCTGACCAGACAACCGCCGCTTGTCCGCGTACCGCGACCGTAGCGATGGCACCTCGGGCCGGAGGTGTCAGCACGGCAGCGAACGTTTTTGCGGAAGCGGCAGTCATGCTTTCGCCTAGAAAGGTTTAGAGTCCCAAGAACTTGCTGGCCTGAGCGGCAACTTCCGCCAAGCAGCCTGGCTGGAAAGGACTGGTCAGGCCGGCGCTCTGGCTCAATTGTTGGAAAGGCAACGTTCCGCCGCGGGCACACAACGCCAAGTAATCTTGCATCGCCTGGTCGTAATCGTGTTGGGACCGGACCCAGAACTGCAGAGCACAACACTGCGCCAACGTGTAGTCGATGTAGTAGAACGGCGACATGTAGATATGCCGCTGACGTTGCCAGCGCCCACCATGCGGTAGACGGGGCAAGTCGCCGTATTGCATGTGAGGCAAGTAGATCTTTTCCAAGTCGAGCCAAGTCTGGTTCCGCTCTTGCGGGGTCATTTCTGGCTTTTCGTAAACCAGGTGTTGGTAGTGATCGACCGCCACGCCGTACGGCAGGAAAAGGAGGCGATCGGTCAAATGGGAACGGCGGAATCGCTCGGCCTGGTCGCCAAAGAACTTCTCCATGTGGGGCCAGCACAGGTACTCTAAACTCATCGAGTGAATCTCGCACGATTCGTACGTCGGCCAAACGTTATCGGCCAGCGGCAGATTGATACTGGCGTAGCACTGGTACGCGTGCCCCATTTCGTGCGTGAAGACCTCGACATCCCCCATCGTGCCGTTGAAGTTGGCGAAGATAAAAGGAAGGTGTTCGCTGAGCATGCTCGTGCAAAACCCGCCGCCAGCTTTGCCAGGGCGATTTTGCAGGTCCATCAGGTTCTTATCGCGTAAGACATGAAAGAACTGACCAAGCTTGTCGTCCATGCCATCGAACATCGCTTGCGCTTGTTCGATTTGATGCTCGTAGGTCCCTTGCGGACGGGGATTGCCCTGCGGATCGTGAATCGCTTCGTCCCAATACATCAGCGGATCGAGACC belongs to Bremerella cremea and includes:
- a CDS encoding sulfite oxidase-like oxidoreductase codes for the protein MTPEEHDRAKYQSSGFPSPQDIDDQEVIVSRDTFRDNRIPPGQSRTKKWPVLHATTVPEVTLETWSLRVFGLVERELHFNWEQFQALPRVKVFADFHCVTQWSRLGNLWEGVATKTLLDQAGVQSEAKFVICHGFDNGWTTNIPLEEFLHEDCLLADTHDGMAINANHGGPVRGIVPRLYAWKGAKWIKAIELSATDEPGYWERAGYHSLGDPWQEQRFGSDEVPPGFYS
- a CDS encoding GTPase gives rise to the protein MTAASAKTFAAVLTPPARGAIATVAVRGQAAVVWSDRFFTSFSKVPLCQAEVGRILVGQWQAEEEELGEELVVAKLAEDYVEIHCHGGVQASRRIVKHLESVGCEIGTWQQWTRREAADAIVAEAQIALPEAATQQAALHLIDQAAGALSHRVSAIVRDIEDGNFEIAQQQIAQLLRFAPFGQHLTRPWSVVLAGPPNVGKSSLLNKMLGYDRAIVLDMPGTTRDVLHATTALDGWPVQFSDTAGIRLSDDQVEQAGILKAKAALEQADAVLVLHDATNLRPHELDDSLKQLPAALHVVNKIDLANDLQLPEGGEMLATSAVTGQGVPELISAIVTQLVPVRPDVGQAIPFTLRQLDHLEQAQQLLQNQLPAPASQRLSDLLNLTSFPADNS
- a CDS encoding M3 family oligoendopeptidase, with amino-acid sequence MDDFSQFSLEEPNLSDLNKQYAEIVQGLASLSGEDRTGERLLSLVKQWDDLRRVIDSWRNLVDIRFNQDTRNADYKAAMDRRDEIDPKLTDLDVQIKKLLLVDGPKQKISDTFGEQAVALWECQVRSFDPAIEDDLVEEARLISRYNELLASASFEFQGKTTNLSGIVEFAEDADRSIRHSAQATMWNWFDENSLLLDQIYDQMVKLRDSMAKKLNYPSYIELGYQRMNRVDYNNDDVNNYRQEVRDNIVPLCTEIRRRQGELLGLDPLMYWDEAIHDPQGNPRPQGTYEHQIEQAQAMFDGMDDKLGQFFHVLRDKNLMDLQNRPGKAGGGFCTSMLSEHLPFIFANFNGTMGDVEVFTHEMGHAYQCYASINLPLADNVWPTYESCEIHSMSLEYLCWPHMEKFFGDQAERFRRSHLTDRLLFLPYGVAVDHYQHLVYEKPEMTPQERNQTWLDLEKIYLPHMQYGDLPRLPHGGRWQRQRHIYMSPFYYIDYTLAQCCALQFWVRSQHDYDQAMQDYLALCARGGTLPFQQLSQSAGLTSPFQPGCLAEVAAQASKFLGL